The Desulfovibrio sp. region ATTCACATCTGGATTAATATGCAAAGATATGCAGTAGGGCACGCCAAGTTCTTTCTTGATGCGCGATGCCAAATAGGCATTCCAGTCCGCACTGTGACAACGGATCATGTCCGGTTGAATGCGGCGGGCAATTTCAACCCCTCCCCGTGCCCAGCGGCGCAAACGCCACGAGTCAAGCACGGGAAGACGCGCAGCAGGAAGGGAATAATCACAAGGGTAATTGTGCAGAAAAAGTTTGGCCTTGCCGACTGTTCGTTGCATGGCCTCTTTATCTGGTGCGTCGTCATTGGTCATGAGGATGTGCACTTCATCCGCAATTTCGCCAGGATTATAGTAAAGTGGCTGGTACTCACCCTTAGTAAGTATGTCTGAAAGCCTATCTGGCACAATAACAAGCAGGCGCATGCTAAGAATCCTTTGTAGCGATAAGACAGATAGATTGTTTGAATGGGAAATAAAATCTTGCAAAATTACAGATAGACGAAACTGATAATCTGGGTGCCACAGAGTAATTTAACCCAGAAAAATCCATGAAGGAAAATTTCAATCTGTGCAGCATTTGCAAAACGCCCCAATTTGTCACAGTGACGATTCCGTTCAAGAAATATTCTGGGTTTCTACCAAGTTTCACGCATTTATTCACGAAACGACTTGCAAAGCAGAAGTCAACCGGGGACCAAGGCAGGTGATAATGAGCCTCATCTCGCCATGCAAAATAATTGGGGCAAATGATAAAAAGTTTTCCGCCAGGTTTAAGCAGGCTGTGGCATTTTTGAAACAGTTTTGAAGTGTCAGGAATGTGTTCAACCACATTCCACAGTGTTATGGCATCAAATGTAGGAACGTCATCATTTATCTCATCTGCAGATGCAATACGAAAAACTGCTTCTGCCGGGGCGGTGGGGCAAAGGCGACCAAGCCGTTTTCTGGCGATCTCTACTTCAAAAGCCGCAGGTTCTATCCCAAAAGCATCATAACTATGTGCACGTGCA contains the following coding sequences:
- a CDS encoding class I SAM-dependent methyltransferase, whose translation is MFDQDPYLNTLTVDERDTIIRYLTDLYDGVFSPQSIENHFISYVGFESSESLIELLLQQVPEKSKILDIGCGFGTFVLAARAHSYDAFGIEPAAFEVEIARKRLGRLCPTAPAEAVFRIASADEINDDVPTFDAITLWNVVEHIPDTSKLFQKCHSLLKPGGKLFIICPNYFAWRDEAHYHLPWSPVDFCFASRFVNKCVKLGRNPEYFLNGIVTVTNWGVLQMLHRLKFSFMDFSGLNYSVAPRLSVSSICNFARFYFPFKQSICLIATKDS